In Cinclus cinclus chromosome 1, bCinCin1.1, whole genome shotgun sequence, the sequence AATCAGCCTCTCAATTTTCTCACTCACTGTACCACCACAAGTATGTAAGCAGAAGATACAGACAGCCCCAAGTTAACCAGTTCAAGATGTGACAGCATCAACATTAACTGTGGAATCAGCCAAGTCTTGGAGTTTAACATCAGAGTTTTGTCTCCTCTCCATGGTTATGTGAGGAGGGCAAAAGCCTGGCATCATCACTCCCTCCTGTACCACACAAGTCTGTAAACAAAATACCCAAAAGGTATTCAGAAGCTTCTATCCCACCTTTACTCCCCAGTTCTCCtgtttcttcatgtttttaGGTCTCTTGAGTGCAATTTTTATCCTTTCTCTTTAGAAACCCCTTTACAttggaacaagaaggaagattCCCCCCAGGCAGAAGAAGCACAACATCTTGGTGACATCATCTTACTCCTGCTCTAATGCAGTGCAGCTCACTACCTGCAGATGCAGCTTACCATCACTTGGCTGGTGCACTCTCAAGCACACCAGCTGCCTTCATGGCTTCAAAGTCCTTCACGGGATCATATTTTTTATAGAACTCTGCATAAGCTCGTTTTCTGGGTTCAGCAACTCCAAACTGGAAAAtaacacacagaaaattaaagtttGCAAAGCTTTACGAAcgggtgtttttttctgttagttCCATAATTTCTATCAGTGGACATTCATCTAAAAGGCCTTTAGCTCAAATTAGACATTCCTTTGATCCTGTTAAAACCCGCAGGTCAGGCTGCCTGATCATTGGTCAGAACAAATGTCTGCATTAAAACCTTAAAAACAAAGTCTGTTACAAGGTAGCACATTATGTTTTCAAGATCCAAAACCGCTCCCTCTCAACTGATGCTCAAGTGTCCAACACCCTCCCTGCTAATAGTTTTATACACAAAACTATTTATACATAAAGCTATAAAACTCTAACTCCAGATAAAATGGCATCCTACACTGAAGGACTACGTTTGAGCTACACTGTCAGTCAACTACATCTGGTAAAATTTTACAAGATTGCAAAGCCATTCTTACAGATCACCAACATAAAATCTTCACAATCTTCATTTCTTGGACACCCATTCACCTGAAGCACAGGGATATGCTCAAAAAGCTCCCAGAAACTTGAAAAACATTCCAAGGTGGGCTTATACAACAGCATCTAACATGGAACAAAGTAAATCACTGCTGAGATTCATGTTACCTGTTCTAAATCTGGTCTGCCACCTTACCAGTGTATTAACATGGGGGTGCTAAATAAAGTACTGGCCCAGAGactatta encodes:
- the LOC134050290 gene encoding cytochrome c oxidase subunit 6C; its protein translation is MSAALLPKPQMRHLLARRMKFHLLGAFLVSVGCAALYKFGVAEPRKRAYAEFYKKYDPVKDFEAMKAAGVLESAPAK